A segment of the Paramisgurnus dabryanus chromosome 5, PD_genome_1.1, whole genome shotgun sequence genome:
TTTTCCTTATGTTTATGTCTGAAATATTTTTGCATAATGCACACTTGTTCACAAAGGCTACTTCGATATGCTACAATGTTAGACTAAAATAGTGGACCTTTAGTTTTGGAGACACACATTTCAAGAGATTTCATTTttcagccaatcaaatcaaattgctgtttaaaaaatttaataaataaatcaaaatctaATCCAAAGCAAGGTTTTGCTGTGGTAACTACAAAGTCTGTATATAAATTGTAGCTATTGGTTGTATTGATCCTCTTGATTGATTTGAAACTCTCAGTGCACAGTATTGATTTTCCACAGCAGAGCCTCAGATGAATTTAAATAAACTCAGTCTGTGGATTACTCTTTGATTTGTTCAACTCTTTGATTCAGCCATTCATTCTCACAgtatgtgaaatatatacattttaatttattttaaataaacacatatttGCAAAAATTTCCAACCTGTGCATATCAAGTTCAGTATTAAAAGTGAGCTGCATACCTAATGATCTGGATATCAATACTGTTTATATAGTCAGCTCAGTAGACACTGTTGTGTTTAACTTAGTCCCGAGGCTTTCAAACAGAAGAAATCAAAACTCTTTTTTTAATGTAACCATGATGTCATATTATTACAGTAGGTACAGTATGAGAATATTACAGCCAAACTCACACATGAACAGTTCAATAACTGATCAATAGTTAATAACTGCCCTAGATGAAGGAGATATctgcttatttttattattattttaaacagttttagtAAAAGATTTAGGTAacttactatggaagtaaatgggatCCACGAatgctttggttacaaacatttcttgaaatatcttcctttctgttcatcagaacaaagaaatgtatgcgggTCTGAGGACgactaaatgatgacagaattttcatttttgggtgaactatccctttaaagcattAGTTCACCGAATCTGcaaatctggggcaccatttacttccatagtattattatttcctaatatggaagtcaatggtgccccagatatgTTTGCttaaacattcttcaaaatatatttctttgtatttagcagaaatatatacaggtttgaaaaacattgagttaatgatgacagaattttcatttttttggtgaactatccgtttaagattaaatttaaatttgaaAGCAATTTGTAGTATTAaggataatataattattattacttatAATAGTAAATGCTAATATAGTTGCATACTCTTTGGTGACAGCTGTGGATTTTTATAAAAGCTTTGTAAAAGTGTTGTGGTTTTTTATTTCAAGTCCTCTAAAGCCATAAGATAGTCAAGGCGTGTTACAGTTTGTTTGATGTTAATTCTGCTAAATCTCAAAAGACTCACTGGTTTAAAATTACGTGAGGtattataaaaatgtttgtgaactgttaaagtggtaaaaatttcatatttatgtgtaaATTATTAAacccatttatgcatttgacagatgttTGTATCCAAAGCAACGCACAGTGCATTACTTCAGTGCATCGCCCATGAACTTttgtgtagctcagtggtagtgCATTGCATCAGCAGAGTAAAAGGTATTGGGTTCAAACCCAGAGGACGCACACAGCCTACTCAAAATGTAGATCTTGTAATGCACTGAAAGTTGCTTTTGGAGGCCCAAACCTCTTTGTCTTCAGTAAAGGACAAAAGATGACCCGTAAATCATTTCAAACATTTCTGTCTATTAATTGCTGTAGATAATAACATGCAGAGCGACATTCATCAACGGGGAAACTGAAGTGTCATTACAGCTGTTTAACTATCACGCCTGTAGAGTAATTCAGCTCATTGCTAATAGGTCTGGCATGTGAATATGCGTGTCACGCATTACTGCCCTGCATGTGGCAGCCGTGCATTGTGTTACTGACAGGTTAATATGTACTACAGTATGCAGACAGCAAAACTACACAAGTGTCTCTCACTTTCACCATGAGTTCATGCTTTCTAAgaactgaaatattttttagtTCAAAAAGCTCTCCCTTTTGATTGTAGATATCTGAGCACAGTTTAAGCATCGTTGGTGAAGGCCTAGAGAGCCGTGTGTGAGATTATAACAATTGAGAAATGAAGGAGATATTAAGGACACTCttgaaaataaaggtgctacaaagGTCCATCACAGCAATGCCGTTTAAAGGGCCATTTTTGGTTTCAAAAGGACTTGTTTTTCATAGTCTTACCtttataaaaactttaaaggaagcTTTTAAGCAACAGAAACAAAATCTCATTAAGCATGCATAAAGATGAATGTGGGACGTTTATAAAAgtaacacactgtaaacaagCGTGTTTTGGTGATGTATACACCGTGCATTAAGCTATAAGACAACCCACTGCCCTTTAAAGTCAATATGAACGTTTCGTTCATCAATGCATTTTATTCTAATGTAAATCTTCATCTTAATCTTTAAAACTTTTCATCAAAATGATTATTCTTTACTTTTGAAATGATTATCCCAAATCCATATCAACCAGCTGTTTGCATTCTGGTATGTATCACAACCATTTCTGTCCCTGATATACATCAGTAAAATTGTTAGTAATGGTCATTTTATAATCAAGCTGAAGTATTATGGAAACCCTGAAATAAACCAGGAGGAAAGATGGGCATCGTTCAGTCGGACAGCTGAGCAATGACCAGACATTTCTTCCATGTGTCCTCCAGAGAGTAAGACCCTGTTATTCTAAACCACTGTTCCTAAAACACAATGGACCTTGAGGTTGGGGGTACAGGCCTGCGTGCGAGCGTATATGAAGAACCACCATCTACCTGTCACTTCCTAAAGAGGACATGTGTTATTTATATCGGCCAGTAGACAACGGCACGGATCATCTACAAAAGGCCTCCGTCTGAACTTGATTGTTCAGCTGCAGTTCAGGAGTCTGTCATTGTTCTGCGCGCCTCCATCCTACGACAGCCATGGTGAGTAACCAAAAGAgatttacaaatgcatattgcATTTACATTATGCATgaggcagatgcttttatccaaagcgacttacaaggtatacatttttttgagtATGTGTGTataatgaataataatttaatgcaatgataaaaaatgcatgcattgataaaaaaaatgcatgcattgaaaatatatatatatatatatatatatatatatatttttttttttaaatcattatacACATACtatacatatatgtgtgtataatgaataataatttaatgcaatgataaaaaatgcatgcattgaaaaaaaatatgcatgcaTTGCATTAAATGattattcatatatatatatattggccAGGATGATTAATTAGACAAGGTTTGGATTTAAACTAAACAAATTCCTCTGTTGCATGTATGCAATTCAATAAATTCTTCACCTTCGAGTCATTCAGATTCCAGTTTAACATCCTGTGGTGTTAACTGGCTACGGCATCTCATTCTAGCATTGTTCAATCTGATCTCAGATCTGTGTGTGTATAATGATCGGTCACctgaatgtttgttttttatccaGGCACCCAAGAAAGCAAAGAAAAGGGCTGCAGAAGGAGCAAACTCCAATGTCTTCTCCATGTTCGAACAGGCTCAGATCCAGGAGTTCAAAGAGGTCTGATGGCTCGTGTATTTCTCTCTTTTGTCTTTTTGATCCGTCCTTATCGAGTCATTCATAATGAGCACAGCTGATAGTGTCTCAAAGGCGCCCGCTGTGACCCCCACTGTGGAATCTGATATTCCTGTCTGATCCCTATTGAGAGCCGATACATATATTAATAGACGCGCTCCTTAACAGGCCAAATTCTGTTGGGACACAAGTGTGCCATTGTCTTTGTGTTCCCACACAAATCCATAAGGAACGAAGAGTCACAAATGTCATTCCTTCATGGGATTCAGTTGGGAGGAAACGGAGACTTTAGCTTGATTCTTCAAATTTTCCATTAACCCCAGATCACCAGACAAAAATATCTACTATAGAGATACAAATGTCTCCAAGTGGTACTCAGATCATCAAAGATTTTCTAGAGTAATAATCTGATCTTATTTACTCTTAATAACATTAATTCTCTGATTTGATTCTCTGAATGTATGTCCACACTTCAATGAAACACATTGATAACAATATCAATAAGTGTCCCACGATCAACCTCTGAGTAATGAGCTATTTTCCTCATTGGATAAAAGATGTTTCTCCTTCATGTATTCAGGCGTTTACCATTATGGATCAGAACAGAGATGGATTCATTGACAAAAATGATCTGAGAGATACCTTTGCAGCTCTAGGTTGGTTTATGCAAATTTTCAAGATAcgtctataaacaaaatgtagtttttttcacatcactaatacattttataatatttcCTATCTTGTCATTTAACTGACAGGACGTCTGAATGTGAAACAAGAAGAAATTGACGACATGTTGAAGGAGGCATCCGGGCCAATCAATTTTACAGTTTTCCTTACTATGTTTGGAGAGAAACTCAAGGGTAAGAGTTGAAGACCAAGTCTTTCTTTAACATGATTGACCTCGTGTGATGTAAAACTTACatcaaaaaaactgtaaaatgtagTGAGCTGCCTTTGTAGATAACACTTTAAAGGTGTTGTATATTGGTATTTTTTTACTACGgtgctgttgaatgctttattctgattggttgagaaatgttttttgataaacgcacacctaacctgacaaatatcttaaaaataaccaccagagcaaagTCTGTAGTAGCCATAGTCTTAAGACTATTGAATATCATTGGCGCCGtgctgcattaccaccttgggtgtgcattcccatacggcaaaaaatatttttttaaatatacaaaaaatggcccaaaaatatatttcctgaaatatattttggaatatgtttacaaaaaaaattattttttgcagatatatttttttggccatttttgtatatttttaaatgtattttaaaaacaaattttaaaacattaaaaatatgtttgtgcattggaagaaaaactttgttataaacctgtaaaaatagcatttaaaatggttaaaattaaatatattttgaatatataatacattatttaatgtacaatacatttttgccatatgggatgtaaaattagaaatataATGGCTTacctttgaaatacatttttaaatatatattgatatatgaaggttaaaacgaAATATATctccaaattcaaaaatatatttgagcATTACTtcctacaaaatgtatttagcaatatatatttttggtcAGATCATTTTTTTTGGCCGTTAGggttgtttttaaataattcaacggcccattgtcaattattccttacatcaATAATGATATTTatacataaaaattaaaaaattgaaataatttGAGCTAATTAAATTTACCGATTATGATACCAAACAGACCATTATGTATTGTTTGACATCTAGATTTGTTCATTGATATGTTTTTAGTGATGGAAGTTTGTTATATTACAGGTGCTGATCCAGAGGAAACCATCCTAAACGCTTTTAAAGTTTTCGATCCGGAGGGAAATGGAATTCTGAAGAAGGAATAGTAAGATATTcagtatttcattattttaacaCTTTAGACAAACAGAGATGAAAATGGTTTTGATGCATTTCTGTTCAGTGTTACAGAGATGTTGACCACACAAGCAGACAGATTTTCTCCAGAAGAGGTGAGGGGGCTCTCAAACATCC
Coding sequences within it:
- the myl2a gene encoding myosin regulatory light chain 2a, producing the protein MAPKKAKKRAAEGANSNVFSMFEQAQIQEFKEAFTIMDQNRDGFIDKNDLRDTFAALGRLNVKQEEIDDMLKEASGPINFTVFLTMFGEKLKGADPEETILNAFKVFDPEGNGILKKEYVTEMLTTQADRFSPEEMEQMFIAFPPDAMGNLDYKNLVHIITHGEDKDQE